The Leifsonia williamsii genome includes a region encoding these proteins:
- a CDS encoding MFS transporter: MSTYSSLLKTSGVARIIAAQLTARFPFGMLSLAFLLHIERIHHSYGAAGLVLAAMSIGQAIAGPMTSRLMGVLGMRVVLWTTLVACSAAVAAIGVFVMPVPVTMAVAFFAGLSMPPIQPAVRTIYPKMVNSRQLTPLFSLDASAQEIIWIAGPVVITFVATQVGTVEGILMAVAIMLAGGAWFIASPEVGRVRIPRSKRRFGVVLARPPVLLATVVGFLLIGSCAAVEAGVVANFGEGSPFSGIVLAIWSIGSLVGGLAIGHVPIGPWATARRMLIVTVGVVISTFFLWSWWGLSLTLLIAGVGIAPALAVLFAIVSASVKFSDTAEAYGWVGTGQLIGAALGSALAGFLIDGTGPAGAFWIAAAFAFVGFVVAALAHRVHPDLRGRDASPIPDTEPVPVVPS, from the coding sequence GTGAGCACGTATTCGAGCCTCCTCAAGACGTCGGGCGTCGCGCGCATCATCGCCGCCCAGCTGACGGCGAGGTTCCCGTTCGGGATGCTCTCGCTGGCCTTCCTGCTCCACATCGAGCGCATCCACCACAGCTACGGGGCCGCCGGTCTGGTGCTCGCCGCCATGAGCATCGGCCAGGCGATCGCCGGACCGATGACCAGCCGGCTGATGGGCGTGCTGGGGATGCGGGTCGTCCTGTGGACGACGCTCGTCGCGTGCTCGGCGGCCGTCGCGGCCATCGGCGTGTTCGTCATGCCCGTCCCCGTCACCATGGCGGTCGCGTTCTTCGCCGGGCTGAGCATGCCGCCCATCCAGCCGGCCGTGCGCACCATCTACCCCAAGATGGTCAACTCGCGGCAGCTGACCCCGCTGTTCTCGCTCGACGCCTCCGCGCAGGAGATCATCTGGATCGCCGGGCCGGTCGTGATCACCTTCGTGGCGACCCAGGTCGGCACGGTCGAGGGCATCCTGATGGCGGTCGCCATCATGCTCGCGGGCGGCGCGTGGTTCATCGCCTCGCCCGAGGTGGGCCGGGTGCGCATCCCCCGCTCCAAGCGCCGGTTCGGCGTCGTGCTCGCCCGCCCGCCGGTGCTGCTGGCGACGGTCGTCGGCTTCCTGCTGATCGGATCCTGCGCGGCGGTGGAGGCCGGGGTCGTCGCGAACTTCGGCGAGGGCTCCCCGTTCTCCGGCATCGTGCTCGCGATCTGGTCGATCGGCTCCCTGGTCGGCGGCCTCGCGATCGGGCACGTTCCGATCGGCCCCTGGGCGACCGCGCGGCGCATGCTGATCGTGACCGTCGGCGTCGTGATCTCGACGTTCTTCCTGTGGTCGTGGTGGGGTCTGTCCCTGACGCTGCTCATTGCCGGCGTCGGCATCGCTCCCGCCCTCGCGGTGCTGTTCGCGATCGTGTCGGCGAGCGTGAAGTTCTCGGACACGGCGGAGGCGTACGGCTGGGTCGGCACCGGCCAGCTGATCGGCGCGGCACTCGGCTCGGCGCTCGCGGGCTTCCTCATCGACGGCACGGGCCCCGCCGGAGCGTTCTGGATCGCGGCCGCGTTCGCCTTCGTCGGCTTCGTGGTCGCCGCGCTCGCCCACCGCGTGCACCCGGACCTGCGCGGCCGCGACGCGTCGCCCATCCCGGACACGGAGCCGGTCCCGGTCGTCCCGTCCTGA
- a CDS encoding endonuclease domain-containing protein — protein MVADELSLRRRCEALLLHRPDRMVFSHVTAAALYGAPLPMQFENESDIHVTVPAGGRAPQIAGVRSHVLAAWRAAEVSGLPVTTPEQTWLDLAPILGQAALVAVGDFFVSRRDPLTDVVRLAAHVGGSSGRRGIARARQAIGLVREGSESAGETRLRLLLAGSGLPEPVANLELRDDRGVFVARVDLAYPAARLALEYEGDIHRTDRAIWHRDIARRERVEDLGWRVVRVTSADLRAPEELIPRIRHLLRTRES, from the coding sequence ATGGTCGCCGATGAACTGAGCCTCCGGCGCCGTTGCGAGGCACTCCTCCTCCATCGGCCCGACCGGATGGTGTTCAGCCATGTCACGGCGGCGGCGCTCTACGGTGCGCCTCTGCCGATGCAGTTCGAGAACGAGAGCGACATCCATGTCACAGTGCCTGCAGGCGGTCGCGCGCCGCAGATCGCAGGGGTCCGGTCGCATGTGCTCGCAGCCTGGCGGGCAGCCGAGGTGAGCGGGCTACCGGTGACGACACCGGAGCAGACCTGGCTCGACCTCGCGCCGATCCTCGGGCAGGCCGCGCTCGTCGCGGTCGGCGACTTCTTCGTCTCTCGGCGTGATCCGCTCACCGACGTCGTACGGCTTGCCGCGCACGTCGGCGGGTCCTCGGGTCGCCGTGGGATCGCGCGAGCACGCCAGGCCATCGGCCTCGTCCGCGAGGGGTCGGAATCGGCGGGCGAGACGCGGCTTCGTCTGCTGCTGGCCGGCTCCGGCCTTCCCGAGCCCGTGGCGAACCTGGAGCTGCGCGACGACCGAGGGGTCTTCGTGGCGCGCGTCGATCTGGCCTACCCGGCGGCGCGGCTGGCGCTCGAGTACGAGGGCGACATCCATCGCACCGATCGGGCGATCTGGCACCGCGACATCGCTCGCCGCGAACGCGTCGAGGATCTGGGATGGCGCGTGGTTCGCGTCACTTCCGCGGACCTCCGAGCACCCGAGGAACTCATCCCACGCATCCGCCACCTCCTACGCACTCGCGAGTCGTGA